In Streptomyces violaceusniger Tu 4113, one DNA window encodes the following:
- a CDS encoding serine/threonine-protein kinase, with protein sequence MSEAEKTQGSTGRLLAGRYRLGEILGQGGMGTVWRASDQTLGRTVAVKELRFPSSVEEDEKRRLITRTLREAKAIARIRSNGAVTVYDVVDEDDRPWIVMELIEGRSLADVVRDDGPLTPRRAAEVGLAVLDVLRAAHQAGILHRDVKPSNVLISDDGRVVLTDFGIAQVEGDPSVTSTGMLVGAPSYISPERARGQKPGPPADLWSLGGLLYAAVEGVPPYDKSTAIATLTAVMTEPVEPPKNAGPLEEVIYGLLTKDPALRLDEAGARVLLEHAVSAPEETKVPADATRTMSLPPAPSAEDEAAAEAKEPGVSERRRGALKSVRNAAATAATKKADSGSAAGPAEKSGASGTAKAGAAKSGAAKSGAAAKAEPAAATPAGAPAPRPAAPPRASITDVVPRRTLIIIAVVVVLAIVGTVLAVVLSNGGDGDKAKGASGGDKSTSAGASGGAKDDQGADKAGQSEGASPKAGSSGRKSGSQPGTDASESSDDNSGKGGGGSGDDSGKGKGGGGKGGLPDGYQTVKSADFPFSMAMPEGWSVHSGSYAGSRKYYGGSSVPRIQIDFTNAPRSDAEADWRKGEDNARRTMAGYKGLGIKSIDWRGYPTVADWEFERDQDGKRVRVLNRGFKADGSHGFAILITCEASKWNDKECATLRQTAFNTFKITD encoded by the coding sequence ATGTCGGAGGCTGAGAAGACGCAGGGTTCGACTGGGCGCCTCCTCGCCGGGCGGTACCGGCTCGGAGAGATCCTCGGTCAGGGCGGCATGGGCACGGTCTGGCGTGCGAGTGACCAGACCCTCGGCCGTACGGTCGCGGTCAAGGAGCTGCGCTTCCCGTCCAGCGTGGAGGAGGACGAGAAGAGACGGCTCATCACCCGTACGCTGCGCGAGGCGAAGGCGATCGCCCGGATCCGCAGCAACGGCGCCGTCACCGTCTATGACGTGGTCGACGAGGACGACCGCCCGTGGATCGTCATGGAGCTCATCGAGGGGCGTTCGCTCGCCGATGTCGTCCGCGACGACGGCCCGCTGACCCCGCGGCGCGCCGCCGAGGTCGGGCTCGCCGTCCTCGATGTGCTGCGCGCCGCCCACCAGGCGGGCATCCTGCACCGCGATGTGAAGCCCTCCAACGTGCTGATCTCGGACGACGGCCGGGTCGTCCTCACCGACTTCGGCATCGCCCAGGTCGAGGGCGACCCCTCGGTGACCTCGACCGGCATGCTCGTCGGCGCGCCCTCCTACATCTCCCCGGAGCGGGCCCGCGGCCAGAAGCCGGGTCCGCCGGCCGACCTGTGGTCGCTGGGCGGGCTGCTGTACGCGGCGGTGGAGGGTGTGCCGCCGTACGACAAGAGCACGGCCATAGCGACATTGACCGCCGTGATGACCGAGCCGGTGGAGCCGCCGAAGAACGCGGGCCCGCTGGAGGAGGTCATCTACGGTCTGCTCACCAAGGACCCGGCCCTGCGGCTCGACGAGGCCGGGGCGCGGGTGCTGCTGGAACACGCGGTGAGCGCCCCCGAGGAGACCAAGGTCCCCGCCGACGCGACCCGCACGATGAGCCTGCCGCCCGCCCCGTCGGCGGAGGACGAGGCCGCCGCCGAGGCCAAGGAGCCGGGCGTCTCGGAGCGCAGGCGCGGTGCGCTGAAGTCCGTGCGCAACGCGGCGGCCACGGCGGCCACGAAGAAGGCGGACAGCGGGAGCGCGGCGGGGCCGGCGGAGAAGTCGGGCGCGTCCGGGACTGCGAAGGCCGGGGCTGCGAAATCCGGCGCGGCGAAGTCCGGCGCGGCGGCGAAGGCCGAGCCGGCCGCCGCGACGCCCGCGGGCGCGCCCGCCCCGCGGCCCGCCGCACCGCCGCGCGCCTCGATCACCGATGTGGTCCCCAGGCGCACGCTGATCATCATCGCGGTGGTCGTGGTGCTCGCCATCGTGGGCACCGTGCTCGCCGTCGTCCTGAGTAACGGCGGAGACGGCGACAAGGCCAAGGGCGCCTCGGGCGGCGACAAGTCGACCTCGGCCGGGGCCTCGGGCGGTGCCAAGGACGACCAGGGCGCCGACAAGGCGGGCCAGTCGGAGGGCGCGTCGCCGAAGGCGGGGAGCTCCGGCAGAAAGTCGGGTTCGCAGCCGGGCACGGACGCCTCCGAGAGCTCGGACGACAACTCGGGCAAGGGCGGCGGCGGAAGCGGCGACGACAGCGGTAAGGGCAAGGGCGGCGGCGGTAAGGGCGGCCTGCCCGACGGCTACCAGACCGTGAAGTCCGCCGACTTCCCGTTCAGCATGGCCATGCCGGAGGGCTGGTCGGTCCACTCCGGGAGCTATGCCGGAAGCCGTAAGTACTACGGCGGGTCCAGCGTTCCGCGTATTCAGATCGACTTCACCAACGCGCCGAGGTCGGACGCGGAGGCGGACTGGCGCAAGGGCGAGGACAACGCCCGGCGCACCATGGCCGGCTACAAGGGCCTCGGCATCAAGTCGATCGACTGGCGCGGCTATCCGACCGTCGCGGACTGGGAGTTCGAGCGCGATCAGGACGGCAAGCGGGTCCGGGTGCTCAACCGCGGCTTCAAGGCGGACGGCAGCCATGGCTTCGCCATACTGATCACCTGCGAGGCGAGCAAGTGGAACGACAAGGAGTGCGCCACCCTCCGTCAGACCGCCTTTAACACCTTCAAGATTACGGACTGA